From Triticum urartu cultivar G1812 chromosome 2, Tu2.1, whole genome shotgun sequence, a single genomic window includes:
- the LOC125539528 gene encoding organic cation/carnitine transporter 7 isoform X2, whose amino-acid sequence MEGGRKGFLFTAIMTSGAGFLSAFSPNYVALMALRFLVGIGLGGGPVLGSWFLEFVPAPSRGTWMVVLSAFWTVGTIFEASLAWVVMPKYGWRWLLALSSVPSLLLLLFYAITPESPRFLCMKGRTMEAVDVLEKMARLNSAQLPSGKLVSDKNIELDEVSESATLLSATAKAAKEEENDNIKEDEGSDFGGFKSVSKLLSPKLLRATLLLWMAFFGNAFSYYGIVLLTSELSNGNRICAKQEVESVHSNNSSLYKNVFISSFAEIPGSFVSIMIVDRIGRRLSMASMLFTSCVFLFPLVFSRTEILTRISLFGARLCISASFTIVYIYAPEIYPTSVRTTGIGVASSVGRIGGILCPLVAVALVHNCHQTTAILLFELVVFLSGVAVMFFPFETKGCRLNDTEADMH is encoded by the exons ATGGAAGGAGGCAG GAAAGGGTTTCTCTTTACTGCCATTATGACGAGTGGAGCTGGATTCCTGAGTGCCTTTTCTCCAAACTATGTAGCTTTAATGGCTCTACGGTTTTTAGTTGGTATTGGCTTGGGAGGAGGACCTGTTCTTGGATCTTGGTTCTTGGAATTTGTTCCTGCTCCAAGTAGAGGAACTTGGATGGTGGTACTCTCAGCATTTTGGACTGTCGGTACCATCTTCGAGGCTTCGCTTGCATGG GTAGTTATGCCCAAGTATGGCTGGAGGTGGTTGCTAGCATTATCATCTGTGCCGTCTCTCCTCCTGCTTTTGTTTTATGCTATCACACCCGAGTCGCCAAGGTTCCTCTGCATGAAAGGCAGAACAATGGAGGCTGTGGATGTACTGGAGAAAATGGCAAGGTTAAACAGTGCACAACTCCCTTCGGGTAAGCTTGTTTCTGACAAGAACATTGAGCTAGATGAAGTTTCCGAGTCTGCAACGCTTCTGTCTGCTACTGCTAAAGCTGCTAAAGAAGAAGAAAACGACAACATCAAGGAAGACGAAGGTTCCGATTTTGGAGGTTTCAAGTCTGTTTCTAAGCTGTTGTCACCAAAATTGCTCAGAGCAACTCTGCTTCTGTGGATGGCTTTCTTCGGGAATGCATTTTCGTATTATGGTATTGTTCTGTTGACATCGGAGTTAAGTAACGGAAATAGGATATGTGCAAAACAGGAGGTTGAATCTGTACACTCGAACAACTCAAGCCTGTACAAAAACGTGTTTATTTCTAGCTTTGCAG AGATTCCAGGGTCATTCGTGTCGATCATGATCGTGGATAGAATTGGGCGAAGGCTTTCAATGGCTTCGATGCTCTTCACTAGCTGTGTCTTTTTATTCCCGCTAGTGTTTTCCCGCACAGAAATACTGACAAGAATCTCATTATTCGGTGCCCGGCTCTGCATTTCTGCGAGCTTCACAATCGTATACATATACGCTCCCGAG ATCTACCCAACCTCGGTGAGGACGACAGGCATCGGAGTCGCCAGCTCGGTCGGCAGGATCGGCGGCATTCTGTGCCCCCTCGTCGCCGTTGCTCTGGTGCACAACTGCCATCAGACGACCGCGATCCTCCTCTTCGAGCTCGTGGTTTTCCTCTCGGGGGTGGCTGTCATGTTCTTCCCTTTCGAGACAAAAGGCTGCAGGCTCAACGACACCGAGGCCGATATGCATTGA
- the LOC125539528 gene encoding organic cation/carnitine transporter 7 isoform X1, with protein sequence MLSKPPSDPAGKLSIEMMEDEQSATYTVDDALISSGFGKYQILILSYAGIGLIAEAMEMMLLSFVGPSVQLEWNLTAHQESMITSVVFVGMLIGAYSWGVVSDNYGRRKGFLFTAIMTSGAGFLSAFSPNYVALMALRFLVGIGLGGGPVLGSWFLEFVPAPSRGTWMVVLSAFWTVGTIFEASLAWVVMPKYGWRWLLALSSVPSLLLLLFYAITPESPRFLCMKGRTMEAVDVLEKMARLNSAQLPSGKLVSDKNIELDEVSESATLLSATAKAAKEEENDNIKEDEGSDFGGFKSVSKLLSPKLLRATLLLWMAFFGNAFSYYGIVLLTSELSNGNRICAKQEVESVHSNNSSLYKNVFISSFAEIPGSFVSIMIVDRIGRRLSMASMLFTSCVFLFPLVFSRTEILTRISLFGARLCISASFTIVYIYAPEIYPTSVRTTGIGVASSVGRIGGILCPLVAVALVHNCHQTTAILLFELVVFLSGVAVMFFPFETKGCRLNDTEADMH encoded by the exons ATGCTATCCAAGCCACCCTCTGATCCGGCCGGCAAGCTCTCGATCGAAATG ATGGAGGACGAACAATCAGCCACATATACTGTGGATGACGCCCTTATATCTTCAGGTTTTGGGAAGTACCAAATATTGATTCTCTCCTATGCTGGGATAGGCTTAATCGCAGAAGCAATGGAGATGATGCTGCTATCATTTGTTGGTCCATCCGTTCAGTTAGAATGGAATCTTACTGCTCACCAGGAAAGCATGATTACAAGTGTTGTTTTTGTTGGAATGCTAATAGGAGCTTACTCTTGGGGTGTGGTCTCAGATAACTATGGAAGGAG GAAAGGGTTTCTCTTTACTGCCATTATGACGAGTGGAGCTGGATTCCTGAGTGCCTTTTCTCCAAACTATGTAGCTTTAATGGCTCTACGGTTTTTAGTTGGTATTGGCTTGGGAGGAGGACCTGTTCTTGGATCTTGGTTCTTGGAATTTGTTCCTGCTCCAAGTAGAGGAACTTGGATGGTGGTACTCTCAGCATTTTGGACTGTCGGTACCATCTTCGAGGCTTCGCTTGCATGG GTAGTTATGCCCAAGTATGGCTGGAGGTGGTTGCTAGCATTATCATCTGTGCCGTCTCTCCTCCTGCTTTTGTTTTATGCTATCACACCCGAGTCGCCAAGGTTCCTCTGCATGAAAGGCAGAACAATGGAGGCTGTGGATGTACTGGAGAAAATGGCAAGGTTAAACAGTGCACAACTCCCTTCGGGTAAGCTTGTTTCTGACAAGAACATTGAGCTAGATGAAGTTTCCGAGTCTGCAACGCTTCTGTCTGCTACTGCTAAAGCTGCTAAAGAAGAAGAAAACGACAACATCAAGGAAGACGAAGGTTCCGATTTTGGAGGTTTCAAGTCTGTTTCTAAGCTGTTGTCACCAAAATTGCTCAGAGCAACTCTGCTTCTGTGGATGGCTTTCTTCGGGAATGCATTTTCGTATTATGGTATTGTTCTGTTGACATCGGAGTTAAGTAACGGAAATAGGATATGTGCAAAACAGGAGGTTGAATCTGTACACTCGAACAACTCAAGCCTGTACAAAAACGTGTTTATTTCTAGCTTTGCAG AGATTCCAGGGTCATTCGTGTCGATCATGATCGTGGATAGAATTGGGCGAAGGCTTTCAATGGCTTCGATGCTCTTCACTAGCTGTGTCTTTTTATTCCCGCTAGTGTTTTCCCGCACAGAAATACTGACAAGAATCTCATTATTCGGTGCCCGGCTCTGCATTTCTGCGAGCTTCACAATCGTATACATATACGCTCCCGAG ATCTACCCAACCTCGGTGAGGACGACAGGCATCGGAGTCGCCAGCTCGGTCGGCAGGATCGGCGGCATTCTGTGCCCCCTCGTCGCCGTTGCTCTGGTGCACAACTGCCATCAGACGACCGCGATCCTCCTCTTCGAGCTCGTGGTTTTCCTCTCGGGGGTGGCTGTCATGTTCTTCCCTTTCGAGACAAAAGGCTGCAGGCTCAACGACACCGAGGCCGATATGCATTGA